In Anthonomus grandis grandis chromosome 6, icAntGran1.3, whole genome shotgun sequence, one DNA window encodes the following:
- the LOC126737772 gene encoding peptidyl-tRNA hydrolase ICT1, mitochondrial, translating into MLAFRKFTANVSSTLLLNSTRNVSNSYQSALSLNNLYPKSSLKLTTPTKPDTAQTKEFDGYIPLDQLEITYSRSSGPGGQNVNKVNTKVDLRFHLQQATWLSDKVKEKVLEKNATRVTKEGHLIFRSDLTRSQQLNLADCLEKVRKCIRDSLYEKPETSPETKEKIRRRIEKANRERIAQKRIHGAMIRERRDLNIEV; encoded by the exons ATGCTAGCCTTTAGAAAATTTACTGCCAATGTAAGCAGTACATTACTACTAAACTCTACCCGAAACGTTTCTAACTCCTACCAAAGTGCTCTATCACTCAACAATCTTTATCCCAAAAGTAGCTTAAAACTAACCACCCCAACGAAG CCAGATACTGCACAGACCAAAGAGTTTGATGGCTACATACCCCTTGATCAATTAGAGATCACATATAGTCGAAGCTCAGGTCCAGGAGGTCAGAATGTTAACAAAGTCAATACTAAAGTGGATTTAAGGTTCCACTTGCAGCAGGCCACTTGGTTGAGTgataaagttaaagaaaaagtaTTGGAGAAA aATGCTACAAGAGTGACCAAGGAAGGTCACCTAATTTTTCGATCAGACCTTACAAGATCACAGCAACTTAATCTAGCAGATTGTTTAGAAAAAGTGAGGAAATGCATTAGAGACTCGCTTTATGAAAAACCAGAAACTTCACCTGAAACAAAAGAGAAAATAAGGAGAAGAATTGAAAAGGCAAATAGGGAGAGAATTGCACAAAAGAGGATACACGGTGCTATGATTAGAGAACGAAGAGATTTAAATATTGAAGTGTAG
- the LOC126737775 gene encoding NADH dehydrogenase [ubiquinone] 1 beta subcomplex subunit 10 encodes MPENEARNTFEAFFFALGRAIDGPTTWFKEKVVEPNQKQYPWYHQKFRRVPTIDECYTDDVVCVYEANAQYRRDRLVDTEIVAILRDRLEACVMYERPDHKLKCQEVSRQYEEAAANWFCKYGDLGAYHDAKKAFMKQKHRMIWERRHGPVGSGMKQKEQEE; translated from the exons ATGCCAGAAAACGAGGCCCGAAACACTTTCGAAGCCTTCTTCTTCGCCTTAGGGCGCGCCATAGACGGCCCGACCACCTGGTTTAAAG aaaaagtaGTCGAACCCAACCAGAAGCAGTATCCATGGTACCACCAAAAGTTTAGGAGAGTGCCCACCATTGATGAATGTTACACTGATGATGTAGTTTGTGTTTATGAAGCTAATGCACAGTATAGACGAGACAG ACTTGTAGACACTGAAATTGTTGCTATTTTGCGTGACCGTTTAGAGGCTTGCGTTATGTATGAGAGACCTGACCATAAATTAAAGTGCCAAGAGGTTTCTAGACAGTATGAGGAAGCCGCTGCTAATTGGTTTTGTAAAT ATGGTGATTTAGGCGCATATCATGATGCGAAAAAGGCCTTTATGAAGCAAAAACATAGAATGATATGGGAGCGCAGGCATGGCCCTGTTGGTTCAGGaatgaaacaaaaagaacaaGAGGAATAA